From Paenibacillus sp. PK3_47, the proteins below share one genomic window:
- the fliY gene encoding flagellar motor switch phosphatase FliY, which produces MTSKDYLSQEEIDALLRQSAEGASAPQVKSVNDFLTPFEQDALGEIGNITFGSAATALSTLLGKKVDITTPEVSIITRSEFEEAFPKPHVAVHVQYVDGFQGINSLVIKIRDAQVIADLMLGGEGEPKDEELNEIHISAVQEAMNQMMGSSATSMSTIFNRFVNISPPGIDILNMSSGEGVGSLPEDETLIQISFRLKIGDLIDSTIMQLLPVKFAKDMVTMLLGDVGQGEQETAASAVETPPPAAPEPAPAPPSAQQPPPPAAGGVPPQYPPQGMPPYPGMPEGGYYYPPAGMPAYGMPGMPGMPPYGMPPQYGVPPQGMPYAQEPPQAPPQPNRNVNVQPVQFANLNAGAFGNIDENNLNLLMDIPLRVTVELGRTQKQIKDILEMSQGSIIELDKLAGEPVDILVNNKLIAKGEVVVIDENFGVRVTDIVSQWDRIQKLQ; this is translated from the coding sequence TTGACGAGTAAAGATTATTTATCCCAGGAAGAAATCGATGCTCTTCTCAGACAATCTGCGGAAGGCGCCTCTGCGCCGCAGGTAAAGTCGGTAAATGATTTCTTGACGCCGTTTGAGCAGGACGCCTTGGGCGAAATCGGAAATATTACCTTTGGCAGTGCAGCGACTGCACTGTCCACTTTGCTGGGCAAAAAGGTTGATATAACTACACCGGAAGTGTCTATCATCACCCGCAGTGAGTTCGAGGAAGCTTTTCCAAAACCGCATGTCGCTGTTCATGTCCAGTATGTAGACGGCTTTCAGGGCATCAACTCCCTTGTAATCAAGATCAGGGATGCCCAGGTCATTGCCGATCTGATGCTTGGCGGTGAAGGGGAGCCGAAAGATGAAGAGCTGAATGAAATCCATATCAGTGCCGTGCAGGAAGCCATGAATCAAATGATGGGCTCATCGGCGACCTCCATGTCTACCATTTTTAACCGGTTTGTCAACATCTCTCCTCCAGGAATCGACATTTTGAATATGTCCAGCGGAGAAGGCGTAGGAAGCCTTCCGGAAGATGAGACACTGATTCAAATCTCCTTCCGGCTCAAAATCGGAGATCTGATTGATTCGACCATTATGCAGCTGCTGCCTGTTAAGTTCGCCAAAGACATGGTAACTATGCTTCTGGGCGACGTAGGACAAGGAGAGCAGGAAACAGCGGCTTCTGCCGTCGAGACCCCGCCGCCTGCAGCTCCGGAGCCTGCACCTGCACCGCCGTCAGCCCAGCAGCCCCCGCCGCCAGCGGCTGGAGGAGTACCGCCGCAGTATCCGCCGCAGGGAATGCCTCCATATCCGGGAATGCCTGAGGGCGGCTATTATTATCCTCCTGCAGGAATGCCTGCATATGGAATGCCCGGCATGCCCGGTATGCCGCCATATGGAATGCCGCCGCAATACGGAGTTCCGCCGCAGGGCATGCCTTATGCACAGGAACCGCCGCAGGCGCCGCCTCAGCCAAACCGCAACGTTAATGTACAGCCCGTACAATTCGCGAACCTTAACGCCGGGGCCTTCGGAAATATTGACGAAAATAATTTAAATTTATTGATGGACATACCACTGAGAGTAACCGTAGAATTAGGAAGGACCCAGAAGCAGATTAAAGATATTCTGGAGATGTCGCAAGGTTCAATTATCGAGCTGGACAAGCTGGCCGGTGAACCTGTAGACATCCTGGTTAACAACAAGCTCATAGCCAAAGGGGAAGTTGTAGTAATCGACGAAAACTTCGGCGTTCGTGTTACAGATATCGTCAGCCAGTGGGACCGAATTCAAAAATTACAATAA
- a CDS encoding flagellar biosynthetic protein FliO translates to MPGNSEPLGNSNPLLSLLNVIFVLAVIVILIVLLIRFLGRRNQTFMSGRSIRTLGALGLGPNKSVQIIEIGGSIYVIGVGESITILDKITDPAEVALVVSSFEDQAAGQGGFLVPVLDKIKAKMRGEVPSQEIELSESSSFYETLKSKLALAPEREEKLEELLKDDDTKDESRGL, encoded by the coding sequence ATGCCAGGCAATTCCGAACCGCTAGGAAACAGTAACCCCCTGCTGAGCCTGCTCAACGTTATTTTTGTCCTTGCGGTGATTGTAATCCTAATTGTGCTGCTGATCCGTTTTCTAGGCCGCCGGAATCAGACCTTTATGAGCGGGCGTTCCATCCGTACGCTTGGAGCGCTTGGTCTTGGTCCTAACAAGTCGGTGCAGATTATAGAAATCGGCGGCAGCATTTATGTGATCGGGGTCGGTGAAAGTATAACTATCCTGGACAAAATTACAGATCCGGCTGAAGTGGCGCTTGTCGTTTCTTCCTTTGAAGATCAGGCGGCGGGACAAGGCGGCTTTCTGGTGCCGGTTCTGGACAAGATCAAGGCCAAAATGCGCGGAGAAGTTCCATCACAGGAAATTGAACTTAGTGAGTCTTCCTCTTTTTACGAGACACTTAAATCCAAGCTTGCGCTCGCACCTGAGCGAGAGGAGAAGCTGGAAGAGCTGCTCAAGGATGATGACACTAAGGATGAGTCGAGGGGCCTATGA
- the fliQ gene encoding flagellar biosynthesis protein FliQ, with protein sequence MNADFIVGLAGQAVYLVLETSAPMLILGLVVGLIVSIFQATTQIQEQTLAFVPKIVAVLLALLLFGPWIITKLVDFTSQILGSLYMYIG encoded by the coding sequence ATGAATGCGGATTTTATTGTCGGCCTGGCAGGCCAAGCCGTGTATTTGGTACTTGAAACGAGCGCTCCCATGCTGATTCTTGGCCTCGTGGTCGGACTGATAGTCAGTATATTCCAGGCTACCACGCAGATTCAGGAGCAGACCCTGGCGTTTGTTCCAAAAATCGTAGCCGTATTGTTGGCTTTGCTTCTGTTCGGGCCTTGGATCATTACGAAGCTCGTAGATTTCACCAGTCAAATTTTGGGCAGTCTCTACATGTATATCGGTTAA
- the fliP gene encoding flagellar type III secretion system pore protein FliP (The bacterial flagellar biogenesis protein FliP forms a type III secretion system (T3SS)-type pore required for flagellar assembly.) gives MKKKLILSFLLLGLFGILILHPVHADPIPNISIQVGDNDGSTDGGTSSISILLLVTVLSVAPAFLVLMTSFTRIVIVLGFVRTSLGTQQMPPNQVLVGLALFMTLFIMTPTLSQVNETALQPYIAGTLTQSEALEKAADPMKEFMYKQTSTKDLLLFMNYSGSNATEKPATYSDIPLTVMVPAFAIGEMKKAFTMGFMIFIPFLIIDIVVSSTLMAMGMMMLPPVMISLPFKIMLFVLVDGWYLVVQSLLLSFNT, from the coding sequence ATGAAAAAAAAGCTGATTTTATCTTTTCTGCTGCTCGGCTTGTTCGGCATCCTGATTCTTCATCCGGTACATGCTGATCCTATTCCTAACATTAGCATTCAAGTAGGCGACAATGACGGTTCAACAGACGGGGGTACCAGCTCCATCTCGATTCTGCTTCTGGTGACAGTTCTGAGTGTGGCCCCGGCATTTTTAGTTCTTATGACCAGCTTTACCCGGATTGTTATCGTACTGGGTTTTGTCAGAACCTCGCTCGGTACGCAGCAGATGCCTCCGAATCAGGTGCTTGTAGGACTGGCGCTGTTTATGACTTTATTCATAATGACGCCTACCCTGTCCCAGGTGAATGAGACAGCTCTGCAGCCGTATATCGCAGGAACGCTTACCCAGTCCGAGGCGCTTGAGAAAGCAGCCGATCCCATGAAAGAGTTCATGTACAAGCAGACGAGCACCAAGGATCTCCTGCTGTTTATGAATTACTCGGGCAGCAATGCGACAGAGAAGCCGGCTACTTACAGCGATATTCCGCTTACGGTGATGGTTCCTGCTTTTGCAATAGGTGAAATGAAAAAAGCTTTTACAATGGGCTTTATGATTTTTATACCCTTTTTGATCATTGATATCGTTGTATCCAGTACCCTGATGGCCATGGGGATGATGATGCTTCCTCCGGTCATGATTTCTCTGCCTTTCAAAATAATGCTCTTCGTACTGGTAGACGGCTGGTACTTAGTTGTTCAATCGCTGCTATTAAGTTTTAATACCTGA
- a CDS encoding response regulator gives MANRILIVDDAAFMRMMIRDILSKNGFEVVGEAQDGAQAIEKFKELRPDLITMDITMPEMDGIAALKEIKKVDANAKVIMCSAMGQQAMVIDAIQAGAKDFIVKPFQADRVIEAINKTLGV, from the coding sequence ATGGCTAACCGAATTCTAATCGTGGACGATGCAGCATTTATGAGAATGATGATCCGTGACATCTTGTCGAAAAACGGATTTGAAGTAGTGGGGGAAGCTCAAGACGGAGCACAGGCCATTGAGAAGTTTAAGGAATTGCGTCCGGATCTGATCACGATGGATATAACTATGCCTGAGATGGACGGTATCGCCGCCTTGAAAGAGATCAAAAAAGTGGATGCCAATGCCAAAGTCATCATGTGTTCAGCCATGGGTCAGCAGGCTATGGTTATCGACGCTATTCAGGCGGGAGCCAAGGACTTTATTGTTAAGCCTTTCCAGGCAGACCGCGTTATCGAAGCTATCAACAAAACGCTGGGTGTATAG
- the flhF gene encoding flagellar biosynthesis protein FlhF, with protein MRVKRYVVDTMPDAMHSIRNELGSDAVILSTKEVKVGGFMGMFKKKKIEVVAAVEEVRKPAAPAAPPAQPLSVPRSAVPQAYQKAVTASSPPVQGAKEQTDNRTYAEVAAAIAEANGAAENRSTVAVLSAPEEVKEDTGTISHEPDAAPAASVKEKSASLTALHESLGAELSPAVSSALESDVLREIRDMKHWMERIARYSTSGAELPDRLEQLKTRLIEQETDAVLVDEWINNVFDRWNDEGRTWSEEQFGDRLLEQVNDFLTGRIAGGIAADTRIVYIAGPTGVGKTTTIAKLAAEQLFKQGRKVGLITSDTYRISAVEQLRTYAAILNIPLEVVQSPGDLQRAMFRLESCDLVLMDTAGRNYRNEMLVAELQSLLAKELKSETFLVLSMTSKSRDMKTIAEHFGRYQLDKVIFTKLDETGSCGPLFNVLNDFPLQLSYLANGQNVPDDLLMASKEQLTGMLLGTGGA; from the coding sequence ATGAGAGTGAAGCGTTATGTGGTCGATACGATGCCTGACGCCATGCATTCCATTCGCAACGAGCTTGGTAGCGATGCTGTTATTCTGAGCACCAAGGAAGTCAAGGTCGGCGGATTTATGGGCATGTTCAAAAAAAAGAAAATAGAAGTGGTTGCTGCGGTTGAGGAAGTCCGGAAGCCGGCTGCTCCTGCAGCACCTCCGGCTCAGCCGCTAAGTGTACCGCGCAGTGCAGTTCCGCAGGCCTATCAAAAGGCGGTGACAGCATCGTCTCCTCCGGTCCAGGGTGCCAAAGAGCAGACGGATAACCGGACTTACGCTGAAGTAGCAGCAGCTATAGCTGAAGCTAACGGCGCCGCAGAGAACCGGAGCACTGTTGCCGTTCTGTCAGCACCTGAAGAAGTGAAGGAAGATACCGGTACTATAAGCCATGAACCGGATGCTGCTCCTGCTGCGTCTGTTAAGGAGAAGAGCGCTTCCTTGACTGCTCTTCACGAGAGTCTCGGGGCTGAACTCAGTCCTGCAGTTTCCTCGGCTCTGGAAAGCGATGTGCTCCGCGAGATCAGGGATATGAAGCACTGGATGGAGCGCATCGCCCGGTATTCGACAAGCGGTGCTGAATTGCCTGACAGGCTGGAACAGCTCAAAACGCGGTTAATTGAGCAGGAGACGGACGCGGTACTTGTCGATGAATGGATCAACAATGTGTTTGACCGCTGGAATGACGAAGGCCGTACGTGGAGCGAGGAACAATTTGGTGACAGGCTGCTGGAACAGGTAAATGACTTTCTGACCGGAAGAATAGCCGGAGGTATCGCCGCCGATACACGGATCGTGTATATCGCCGGACCTACAGGAGTCGGCAAGACGACAACCATTGCCAAGCTTGCTGCAGAACAGCTGTTCAAGCAGGGCCGGAAAGTCGGGTTGATCACTTCGGATACGTACAGAATATCGGCGGTAGAGCAGCTGCGCACTTATGCGGCAATCCTGAACATTCCATTAGAGGTAGTGCAGTCTCCCGGAGATCTGCAAAGAGCCATGTTCCGCCTGGAGAGCTGTGATCTGGTCCTCATGGATACAGCAGGCCGCAATTACCGCAACGAGATGCTTGTAGCCGAACTACAGAGCCTGCTTGCCAAGGAGCTGAAGAGCGAGACCTTCCTGGTACTGAGCATGACATCAAAGAGCAGAGACATGAAGACGATTGCCGAGCATTTCGGACGGTATCAGCTGGACAAAGTCATTTTTACAAAGCTGGACGAAACGGGAAGCTGCGGCCCGCTCTTTAATGTTCTGAATGACTTTCCTTTGCAGCTCTCCTATCTGGCGAACGGACAGAATGTGCCTGATGATCTGCTCATGGCCAGTAAAGAGCAGTTAACCGGAATGCTGCTGGGAACAGGAGGCGCATGA
- a CDS encoding MinD/ParA family protein, with product MMDQAQSLRQLVSGKDNKKISESGASARIITVCSGKGGVGKSNFTLNFALALKAMGKKVLLFDADIGMANIDVLMGVSAKYNLYHLLKREADISKIIQTGPGDLPFIAGGSGMDELFSLSESDLNYFTAQIAQIADTMDFILFDTGAGLSKETMKFITSADDCLVVTTPEPTAITDAYALIKVVNNSHPDVSFKLIVNQAGDEKEARATSDKIRMAASRFLQLDISFLGHISSDAHVVQAVKKQVPFSVAFPNSAAAKDVHRLALSYLAVDSAETTRVQGIKGFISKWLKRKQ from the coding sequence ATGATGGATCAGGCTCAATCCCTGAGACAGCTTGTCTCCGGGAAGGATAATAAGAAGATATCCGAATCCGGTGCGTCTGCCAGAATCATTACCGTATGCAGCGGAAAAGGCGGTGTCGGCAAATCGAATTTTACGCTTAACTTTGCTCTGGCGCTGAAGGCGATGGGCAAAAAGGTGCTTTTATTCGATGCTGATATCGGAATGGCGAATATAGATGTGCTTATGGGTGTGTCAGCTAAGTACAATCTGTATCATTTACTGAAAAGAGAGGCCGATATCAGCAAAATTATTCAGACAGGACCGGGCGACCTTCCTTTTATTGCAGGGGGCTCAGGAATGGACGAATTATTTTCCTTATCTGAATCGGATTTGAACTACTTTACGGCACAGATTGCACAAATCGCCGACACCATGGACTTTATCCTTTTCGATACAGGTGCAGGGCTTTCCAAAGAGACGATGAAATTTATAACGTCTGCAGATGACTGCCTGGTAGTAACAACACCTGAGCCTACCGCCATAACGGATGCTTACGCACTGATTAAGGTAGTCAATAACTCTCATCCCGATGTTTCTTTTAAACTCATCGTGAACCAGGCGGGGGATGAGAAGGAGGCCAGGGCTACCAGTGACAAAATCCGTATGGCAGCCAGCCGGTTTTTGCAGCTGGACATTTCTTTTCTGGGACATATAAGCAGTGACGCTCATGTAGTTCAGGCAGTAAAGAAACAGGTTCCATTCTCAGTGGCTTTTCCGAACAGTGCAGCAGCCAAAGACGTGCACCGGCTGGCGCTTAGCTATCTGGCCGTTGATTCGGCGGAAACAACCAGGGTACAGGGCATCAAGGGATTTATCAGCAAGTGGTTGAAGCGGAAACAGTAA
- the flhA gene encoding flagellar biosynthesis protein FlhA, with translation MKARDLTVLLGVIGIVLMMILPIPAWLLDLLLIVNISIALTIVLVAMNTKDPLQFSIFPSLLLITTLFRLALNISTTKLILKDGHAGEVVATFGSWIAGGQIAIGFIVFLILVVVQFIVITKGSERVAEVGARFTLDAMPGKQMSIDADLNAGMINEQQARERRRNVEREADFFGAMDGASKFVKGDAIASIIILFINLIGGFIIGIMVHDMEFAEALSTYSVMTIGDGLVSQIPALLISTAAGLIVTRAASEGNLAEDLTAQLMSYPKLLYIVAVTIAFLGFFTPITVMSTLPLALLLGYAAYSMSQKANRQQIAEEQLVEEKQIEEVRSPESVINLLTVDPIEFEFGYGLIPLADTGQGGDLLDRIIMIRRQCALEMGLVVPVIRIRDNIQLKPNEYIIKIKGNVVGGGELLLNHYLAMSPGYDDESIHGIETVEPSFGLPALWIDESVKERAELSGYTVVDPPSVVATHLTELIKRYGHELLGRQETKQLVDNLRENYPVLVDELIPSVLAVGDIQKVLAKLLREKISVRDLVTIFETLADYGTYTKDPDILTEYVRQSLSRQITQQYSQTGETLRVITVGPNLEKKISESVQQTEQGSYLALDPVSTQTVYQRLTEQINRLLQSGQQPIVLTSPTIRMYLRQVIERTMQDIPVLSYSELEPNIEIQSVGVVNL, from the coding sequence TTGAAAGCTAGAGATCTAACGGTTCTTTTGGGTGTTATAGGCATTGTGCTTATGATGATTCTGCCCATCCCGGCATGGCTTCTGGATTTACTGCTTATTGTTAATATTTCAATAGCACTTACAATTGTATTGGTTGCAATGAACACCAAAGATCCGCTGCAGTTTTCGATATTTCCTTCCTTGTTATTGATCACAACACTGTTCCGCCTAGCACTGAATATCTCAACTACCAAACTGATCCTAAAAGACGGTCATGCGGGTGAGGTTGTGGCGACGTTCGGCAGCTGGATTGCCGGGGGACAAATTGCGATCGGATTCATTGTCTTTCTGATCCTGGTCGTTGTGCAGTTTATCGTTATTACCAAAGGCTCGGAGCGTGTTGCCGAGGTAGGCGCCAGATTTACTCTGGATGCAATGCCCGGTAAACAGATGAGTATCGATGCTGACCTGAATGCAGGGATGATCAATGAGCAGCAGGCTCGGGAACGCCGGCGCAATGTTGAACGTGAAGCCGACTTCTTCGGGGCAATGGACGGTGCCAGTAAATTCGTCAAAGGGGATGCAATTGCCAGTATCATTATCCTCTTTATCAACCTGATCGGCGGTTTTATAATCGGAATCATGGTTCATGACATGGAGTTTGCAGAGGCCCTGTCGACTTATTCCGTCATGACCATTGGTGACGGACTCGTCAGCCAAATCCCTGCGCTGCTGATTTCAACGGCTGCAGGTCTGATCGTTACCCGGGCTGCATCTGAAGGGAATCTGGCAGAGGATTTGACAGCACAGCTGATGTCGTATCCGAAGCTTCTCTATATCGTCGCTGTAACGATTGCTTTTCTGGGCTTCTTTACACCGATTACAGTAATGTCGACGCTTCCGCTGGCTCTTTTGCTGGGATATGCCGCGTATTCAATGAGTCAAAAAGCGAACCGCCAGCAGATTGCCGAAGAACAGCTTGTTGAGGAGAAGCAGATCGAAGAAGTGCGCAGTCCGGAGAGCGTCATTAATCTGCTGACTGTAGATCCTATCGAATTTGAATTCGGATACGGGCTTATCCCTCTGGCCGATACAGGACAAGGAGGCGATTTGCTTGACCGGATTATTATGATCAGACGGCAATGTGCACTTGAAATGGGACTTGTCGTACCGGTAATTCGCATTCGCGACAATATTCAACTAAAACCGAATGAATATATCATAAAAATAAAAGGAAATGTCGTCGGCGGTGGTGAATTATTACTTAATCACTATCTTGCCATGAGTCCCGGGTATGATGACGAGTCGATTCATGGTATTGAAACGGTTGAACCCTCTTTCGGGTTGCCTGCACTCTGGATCGATGAATCGGTCAAGGAACGGGCAGAGCTGTCGGGTTATACCGTGGTTGATCCGCCTTCTGTCGTGGCAACACATTTGACAGAGCTGATTAAGCGTTACGGGCACGAGCTGCTTGGACGTCAGGAGACGAAACAGCTGGTCGACAATCTCCGCGAGAACTATCCGGTGCTTGTGGATGAACTTATCCCGTCAGTCCTTGCGGTAGGTGATATCCAGAAGGTGCTTGCCAAGCTGCTGCGGGAAAAAATTTCTGTACGCGATCTGGTGACCATCTTTGAGACTCTGGCTGATTACGGCACTTATACCAAAGACCCGGACATTCTGACCGAGTATGTACGCCAGTCGTTATCCAGACAGATTACCCAGCAATATTCCCAGACTGGTGAAACATTGCGCGTGATAACAGTAGGTCCTAATCTGGAGAAAAAAATATCCGAAAGTGTGCAGCAAACGGAGCAGGGCAGCTATCTGGCGCTGGATCCGGTATCCACGCAAACGGTGTATCAGCGGCTTACCGAGCAGATCAACCGCTTACTGCAGTCGGGCCAGCAGCCGATTGTGCTGACTTCTCCGACGATCCGCATGTACCTGCGGCAGGTCATAGAGCGCACGATGCAGGATATTCCGGTGCTGTCTTACAGTGAGCTGGAGCCAAATATTGAAATTCAAAGCGTTGGAGTGGTGAACTTATGA
- the fliM gene encoding flagellar motor switch protein FliM has translation MVDVLSQNEIDALLAALSSGEMDADELKKEETQKKIRSYDFKRAVRFSKDHIRSLTRIHDNFARYLTTYFSAQLRTFVQINVVQVEQLPYDEFIRSIPKMTILNIFEAEPLEGRMVMEVHPNIAFAMLDRLLGGFGSAPAKISALTEIETTIMERIFSRCFESLQEAWKTVLDIQPRMEALETNPQFMQIVSPNETIALISLSTKIGDTTGMINLCIPHVVLEPIMSRLSVHQWFVSEKKVRDEVELEAIRSRVHKAQLPIVAELGESRLSISEFLGLSVGDVISLNKTVEAGLSIKVGDKLKFIGSPGMVKDRVAVQIDEIVSEGVEEFDE, from the coding sequence ATGGTTGATGTACTATCACAAAATGAAATTGATGCACTGCTTGCCGCGCTTTCTTCCGGTGAAATGGATGCCGATGAACTGAAAAAAGAAGAAACGCAGAAAAAAATCCGCTCTTATGATTTCAAACGGGCAGTGCGTTTCTCCAAAGATCATATCCGGAGCCTGACGCGGATTCATGATAATTTTGCCCGCTATCTTACAACGTACTTTTCGGCTCAGCTGCGCACCTTTGTGCAAATCAATGTCGTTCAAGTAGAGCAGCTCCCATATGATGAGTTTATCCGCTCCATTCCGAAGATGACGATTTTAAATATTTTCGAAGCTGAGCCGCTGGAAGGCCGGATGGTTATGGAGGTACACCCTAACATTGCCTTCGCCATGCTGGACAGGCTGCTCGGAGGATTCGGATCTGCCCCGGCCAAAATCAGTGCCTTGACCGAGATCGAGACAACGATTATGGAGAGGATCTTCAGCAGATGCTTTGAGAGTCTGCAGGAAGCGTGGAAGACGGTGCTGGACATCCAGCCCCGCATGGAAGCGCTGGAGACCAATCCGCAATTCATGCAGATCGTCTCACCGAATGAGACGATTGCCTTGATTTCACTTAGTACGAAGATAGGCGACACTACAGGGATGATTAACCTGTGTATACCGCACGTTGTCCTGGAGCCCATCATGTCAAGGTTATCCGTACACCAATGGTTTGTTTCCGAGAAAAAGGTGCGGGACGAAGTTGAACTGGAGGCCATCAGGTCGAGAGTACACAAAGCCCAGCTGCCGATTGTAGCGGAACTCGGTGAATCCAGATTATCGATTTCTGAATTTCTTGGCCTCAGCGTCGGCGATGTAATCTCATTAAATAAGACAGTGGAGGCTGGTTTGTCAATCAAGGTAGGGGACAAGCTCAAATTCATTGGAAGCCCGGGGATGGTCAAAGATCGTGTAGCTGTGCAAATAGACGAGATTGTCAGTGAAGGAGTTGAAGAATTTGACGAGTAA
- the fliR gene encoding flagellar biosynthetic protein FliR: METMLQSFPVFLLIFCRISAFFVVVPVFSSQSVPAQFKIGLSFFVAMVVFSSGGTGINVPQDLTYILLIIREVLIGLLLGFISYLMFMAIQTAGSLIDIQIGLAIANVIDPMTGSSAPLIGNFKYMIALTLFIIMNGHHYLLNAIVYSYDWVPINNDLFLRMLDGSLSEFLVRSFGQSFMLAFQMSAPLVTALFLTDVGLAFLARTAPQYNVFVIGVPLKIIVGLALLLILMPSVAVLFQNLFDIMFESMQNLLGLMGKSP; encoded by the coding sequence ATGGAGACCATGCTGCAAAGTTTTCCCGTCTTTCTGTTGATTTTTTGTCGAATATCAGCGTTTTTTGTTGTTGTTCCTGTCTTTTCCTCTCAGAGCGTTCCGGCGCAATTCAAAATCGGCTTATCTTTTTTTGTAGCAATGGTAGTTTTTAGCTCTGGAGGGACAGGGATTAACGTTCCGCAGGATCTAACCTACATTTTGTTAATTATAAGAGAAGTATTGATCGGACTGCTGCTCGGTTTTATCAGTTATTTGATGTTTATGGCCATTCAGACCGCGGGCTCTTTAATTGATATTCAAATCGGTTTAGCCATTGCCAACGTCATTGATCCGATGACCGGTTCCTCAGCTCCGCTTATCGGTAACTTCAAGTACATGATTGCACTCACCCTGTTCATCATCATGAATGGCCATCATTATTTATTGAACGCCATTGTGTACAGCTACGATTGGGTGCCTATCAATAATGATTTATTTCTCAGAATGCTGGACGGGAGTTTGTCTGAGTTTCTCGTACGCAGCTTCGGGCAGTCTTTTATGCTGGCTTTTCAAATGTCGGCTCCCTTAGTCACTGCGCTGTTTCTGACAGATGTGGGTCTGGCCTTTCTAGCACGGACCGCCCCGCAATATAATGTGTTTGTCATCGGAGTTCCACTCAAAATTATAGTAGGTCTTGCGCTGTTGCTAATCCTGATGCCGAGTGTGGCTGTACTGTTTCAGAACCTCTTCGACATCATGTTTGAGTCCATGCAGAATCTGCTTGGCCTTATGGGGAAGAGTCCATAG
- the flhB gene encoding flagellar biosynthesis protein FlhB — protein MPETRRYKLDLQYFGGDKTEKATPKKRQDARKKGQVAKSAEMSGAVVLLAALISLSVFGSFMKDRFMALYMDVFQNRMSMEVTPENVAKMFNEYGLQILILLAPMLAITFILALVVNYAQVGFMLNGEGVTPKFSKMNPIKGFKNIFSMRSFVEFLKSILKLLIIAYLVYSTLWGEKNSFASLSHVNAEGVYRFAADMTMSLGIKMGVALFIMAILDYMYQKYEHEKSLKMSKQDIKDEYKKMEGDPIIKGKIRERQRRMAMQRMMQDVPKADVVITNPTHFAVALKYDGSQMEAPQIVAKGQDYVALRIREMAKEHGVVTIENKPLARALFQRAEIGDVVPGDLFQAVAEVLAYVYKLKGKRK, from the coding sequence ATGCCTGAGACAAGACGTTATAAACTGGATCTCCAGTACTTCGGCGGCGATAAGACGGAAAAAGCCACCCCGAAGAAGCGGCAGGATGCCCGCAAAAAGGGTCAGGTGGCCAAAAGTGCGGAGATGTCCGGTGCTGTTGTATTATTGGCCGCACTGATCAGTTTATCCGTGTTCGGAAGTTTTATGAAGGACCGCTTTATGGCGCTGTACATGGATGTTTTTCAGAACCGGATGAGCATGGAGGTTACTCCCGAGAATGTGGCCAAAATGTTCAATGAATACGGCCTGCAAATTCTGATTCTGCTTGCCCCGATGCTGGCCATTACCTTCATACTTGCACTTGTTGTTAATTATGCTCAGGTAGGGTTTATGCTTAATGGCGAAGGTGTTACTCCAAAGTTCAGCAAGATGAACCCGATTAAAGGGTTTAAAAATATTTTCTCCATGCGTTCGTTTGTAGAATTTCTTAAATCGATCCTCAAGCTGCTGATTATAGCTTATCTTGTATATTCCACGCTTTGGGGTGAGAAGAACAGCTTTGCATCCTTATCCCATGTTAACGCAGAAGGGGTTTACCGTTTTGCTGCAGATATGACCATGAGTCTTGGCATTAAGATGGGGGTTGCCCTGTTCATTATGGCTATTCTTGATTATATGTATCAGAAATACGAGCACGAGAAAAGCCTGAAGATGTCCAAGCAGGACATCAAGGATGAGTACAAGAAGATGGAAGGCGACCCGATTATTAAAGGGAAGATCAGGGAAAGGCAGCGCAGGATGGCGATGCAGCGGATGATGCAGGATGTGCCGAAGGCGGATGTTGTCATCACGAACCCTACCCACTTTGCAGTTGCATTGAAATATGACGGTTCCCAAATGGAGGCTCCGCAAATTGTCGCTAAAGGCCAGGATTATGTTGCACTGCGCATAAGGGAGATGGCCAAGGAGCATGGAGTTGTAACTATTGAGAATAAGCCGCTGGCACGGGCGTTATTTCAAAGGGCAGAAATCGGAGACGTTGTTCCGGGTGATCTGTTCCAGGCAGTTGCCGAAGTGCTGGCCTATGTATACAAGCTTAAAGGCAAAAGGAAATAA